A genomic region of Leptospira terpstrae serovar Hualin str. LT 11-33 = ATCC 700639 contains the following coding sequences:
- a CDS encoding DUF1318 domain-containing protein, whose amino-acid sequence MKRLIFVFLMLGCKSLFNLKVPPITITNAQTAAEKQMVGEDRELEKEGWMIASIQSSSNGRSNREKLAAEDSDPDIKAHRIRLNYLTPEVKTYKMHGMIGETPAGLLKLNPLASGLPNCAQYEIPAKRKRVEDVVLFFNESRKIIWDKEILNQKKKGKKEEELIKYKQSLVEDYYKSVSTGEYYETTNGRWEKFQ is encoded by the coding sequence ATGAAACGTCTTATTTTTGTATTTTTAATGTTGGGCTGTAAGTCCCTTTTTAATCTAAAAGTTCCTCCAATTACGATTACCAATGCACAGACTGCAGCTGAAAAACAAATGGTTGGAGAAGACCGAGAGTTAGAAAAGGAAGGTTGGATGATTGCCTCTATTCAATCTTCATCCAATGGTAGATCCAATCGAGAAAAGTTGGCAGCCGAAGATTCTGATCCTGATATTAAAGCACACCGAATTCGTTTAAACTATTTAACTCCCGAAGTCAAAACATACAAAATGCACGGAATGATTGGAGAAACTCCCGCAGGTTTATTGAAATTAAATCCCCTGGCTTCGGGATTACCAAATTGTGCACAGTATGAAATTCCCGCCAAACGAAAACGTGTCGAAGATGTAGTTCTCTTTTTTAATGAATCAAGAAAGATAATTTGGGATAAAGAGATATTAAATCAAAAGAAAAAAGGAAAAAAAGAAGAAGAATTAATCAAATACAAACAATCTTTAGTGGAAGATTATTATAAATCTGTTTCTACAGGTGAGTATTATGAAACCACAAATGGTAGATGGGAGAAATTCCAATGA